A window of the Lolium perenne isolate Kyuss_39 chromosome 7, Kyuss_2.0, whole genome shotgun sequence genome harbors these coding sequences:
- the LOC127315105 gene encoding uncharacterized mitochondrial protein AtMg00810-like: MDDIIVHASSAQFLQGLLDQLHREFAMTDLGPLHFFLGIVVTRNSDGLFLSQRQYAMDLLQRSGLSNCHPVATPADTQAKLSGSDGDLLVDATEYMSLSGTLQYLTLTRPDISYAVQQICLHMHAPRAPHLALVKRVLRYVRGKLEFGLHLRASSSTTLTAYSYANWTGYPDSRRSTSSYCVYYGDNLISWSSRRQTTVSWSSAV, translated from the coding sequence ATGGACGATATTATTGTGCATGCATCCTCTGCTCAGTTTCTTCAGGGTCTTCTTGATCAGCTTCATCGAGAGTTCGCCATGACAGATCTTGGACCACTTCACTTCTTTCTTGGTATTGTTGTGACAAGGAACAGCGATGGACTCTTCCTCTCTCAGCGGCAGTATGCGATGGATCTTCTGCAGCGATCTGGCTTGTCTAATTGCCATCCTGTGGCAACCCCTGCTGACACTCAAGCTAAGCTCTCTGGTTCTGATGGTGACCTTCTTGTTGATGCTACCGAGTACATGAGTCTCTCCGGCACTCTTCAGTATCTCACACTGACGCGTCCTGACATCTCCTACGCAGTGCAACAAATCTGTTTGCACATGCATGCACCTCGTGCCCCTCACCTCGCTCTGGTGAAGCGAGTACTTCGCTACGTGCGCGGCAAACTGGAGTTCGGTCTTCATCTCCGTGCCTCCTCCTCGACGACACTCACAGCTTACTCTTATGCTAACTGGACGGGATATCCTGACTCCCGCCGATCGACATCTAGCTACTGCGTCTACTATGGTGACAATCTTATCTCCTGGTCCTCTAGGCGACAGACGACTGTCTCATGGTCCAGTGCAGTGTAG